A portion of the Candidatus Nitrosotenuis aquarius genome contains these proteins:
- a CDS encoding N-acetylneuraminate synthase family protein, producing MNFNYERLSNKEHTFVIAEAGSNWKCGTFEEDLAQAKKLIKIASKAKADAVKFQTFKSNSLYAYDAGKSDYLSKNGIDQTVNDMFDYLTMPNEMIPELAKTCKQENILFMSTPFSVDDAIAIEPYVDVHKIASYEINHVRLVEHLARTEKPIIVSTGASTFTEIDFAVNLIKQNNNSKIALLQCTSKYPSPIESLNLSVIPTIKSRYGVPVGLSDHSTEPLLAPVLAIGYGATIIEKHFTIDKNLPGPDHKFALMPSELELMIQSIRNADKAKGSGNKEILEDEKELRQFATRSLQAIKNISKGDVLKEGVNFAILRPGKQSRGLDARLLSEVEGKKAKRSISIGQGIIDYE from the coding sequence TTGAATTTTAATTATGAACGATTAAGCAATAAGGAACATACTTTTGTAATAGCCGAGGCTGGTTCTAACTGGAAATGTGGAACTTTTGAAGAAGATCTGGCACAGGCTAAAAAACTGATAAAAATAGCTTCAAAAGCAAAAGCCGATGCAGTAAAATTTCAAACATTCAAGTCCAATTCGCTTTATGCATATGATGCTGGAAAAAGTGACTATCTTTCAAAAAATGGAATAGATCAAACTGTAAATGATATGTTTGATTATCTTACGATGCCAAATGAAATGATCCCAGAACTAGCGAAGACATGCAAACAAGAAAACATACTTTTCATGTCTACGCCCTTTTCTGTTGATGATGCAATAGCGATTGAACCCTACGTTGATGTTCATAAGATTGCTTCGTATGAAATAAATCATGTAAGATTAGTTGAGCACCTAGCAAGAACAGAAAAACCAATTATAGTCTCAACAGGAGCTAGTACATTTACTGAAATCGATTTTGCAGTAAATCTGATCAAACAAAATAACAATTCAAAGATCGCATTACTACAGTGCACTTCAAAATACCCATCCCCTATAGAATCACTAAATCTTAGTGTAATACCAACAATAAAGTCTAGATATGGAGTTCCAGTTGGCCTTTCGGATCATAGTACTGAGCCGTTACTGGCGCCAGTATTGGCAATAGGGTATGGTGCAACAATAATTGAAAAACATTTCACTATTGACAAAAACCTTCCAGGTCCAGATCATAAATTTGCTTTAATGCCGTCTGAACTAGAACTTATGATTCAGTCAATTCGAAATGCTGACAAAGCTAAAGGCAGTGGAAATAAAGAAATTCTTGAAGATGAAAAGGAGTTGAGACAGTTTGCAACACGTTCTCTTCAAGCCATAAAAAATATTTCAAAAGGTGATGTATTAAAGGAAGGAGTCAACTTTGCCATTCTTCGACCCGGAAAACAATCACGCGGACTAGATGCAAGACTTCTATCTGAAGTAGAAGGAAAAAAAGCAAAACGAAGTATTTCCATTGGTCAAGGTATAATTGACTACGAATAG
- a CDS encoding acyltransferase: MQSEDPTDVNERELMEYYGYKGKIGNTKMKMKFFRSWVLHCIAYSCPLSSLTSRIQRMRGVEIGKHCHFSPYVQLDLIYPHLLHIGDNVTFGSNVMIFAHNNPAANLFLKRGEYPRKVAEVTIKSGAVLFPGVIVTAGVTIGENSIISVGSVVTQDIPDYCVVVGNPARVIKKIDH, translated from the coding sequence ATGCAGAGCGAGGATCCTACAGATGTTAATGAACGCGAGTTAATGGAGTATTATGGATACAAAGGAAAAATAGGAAATACAAAGATGAAGATGAAATTTTTTCGTTCTTGGGTTCTCCACTGCATTGCATATTCATGTCCACTATCTAGTCTAACTTCAAGAATTCAACGTATGCGTGGGGTAGAAATTGGGAAACATTGTCATTTCTCACCATACGTACAACTGGATCTCATCTACCCTCATTTACTGCACATAGGCGATAATGTCACGTTTGGATCAAACGTGATGATTTTTGCTCACAACAATCCTGCTGCCAACTTGTTTTTAAAACGAGGGGAGTATCCAAGAAAAGTAGCAGAAGTGACTATAAAATCTGGTGCAGTGTTGTTTCCTGGCGTAATAGTAACAGCAGGAGTTACAATTGGGGAAAATTCTATTATTTCGGTGGGAAGTGTGGTAACGCAAGATATACCAGATTATTGTGTGGTTGTAGGGAATCCGGCAAGAGTTATTAAAAAAATTGATCATTAA
- a CDS encoding glucose-1-phosphate thymidylyltransferase yields the protein MKGILLHGGHGTRLRPLTHTGPKQLLPIANKPMSQYCLESIRDAGATEIAIIIGGIGSNKVKEYYADGKKFGVKITYVEQEYPKGIAHAIRLCKDFIGSEKFLVFLGDNIIQKSILDYAKDFEKSDAEASILLCEVDEPSRFGIADMRDGKITKIMEKPQKPPTNLAVTGIYFLTPKIFEIIDRLKPSWRNELEITDALQMLLEEGNKITYHTITDYWKDTGTPDDIIHANKAILQSMKPYFHGKKDDAHVTGNVMVGMNTQIHNSKIGGPVIIGNNCVIDGVNIGPNTSIGDNTKLSYCNISDSIIMSNCILSGNLKIRKSIIAANSNIILEDDSDEKVFLLGEGTRITL from the coding sequence ATGAAAGGAATTCTTCTTCATGGAGGTCATGGAACAAGATTACGCCCTCTTACACATACAGGTCCAAAACAACTTTTACCAATAGCAAACAAACCAATGTCACAATACTGTCTTGAGTCAATACGAGATGCTGGTGCAACCGAAATTGCCATAATAATAGGCGGTATTGGTTCCAACAAAGTAAAAGAGTATTATGCAGACGGAAAAAAATTCGGAGTAAAGATTACCTATGTAGAGCAAGAGTATCCAAAAGGTATTGCTCACGCGATTAGATTGTGTAAAGATTTTATTGGAAGCGAGAAATTTCTCGTGTTTTTAGGCGACAATATTATTCAGAAAAGCATTTTAGATTATGCTAAAGATTTTGAAAAATCAGATGCCGAAGCTTCAATATTATTGTGCGAAGTAGATGAGCCTTCCAGATTCGGCATAGCCGATATGAGAGATGGAAAGATTACAAAAATAATGGAAAAACCACAGAAACCGCCAACAAATTTGGCAGTGACTGGGATTTATTTTCTCACACCAAAAATATTTGAAATCATAGATAGACTAAAACCGTCCTGGAGAAACGAGTTAGAGATAACAGATGCACTTCAGATGCTATTGGAGGAAGGCAACAAGATCACATATCATACAATAACAGATTATTGGAAAGACACTGGAACACCGGATGATATCATTCATGCAAATAAGGCCATACTGCAAAGCATGAAGCCATACTTTCATGGAAAAAAAGATGACGCCCATGTTACTGGTAACGTCATGGTCGGAATGAATACTCAGATTCACAACTCTAAGATAGGCGGCCCTGTGATCATAGGCAATAACTGTGTAATTGATGGAGTTAACATAGGACCAAATACCAGTATTGGTGATAATACAAAACTATCATATTGCAACATATCTGATTCTATAATTATGTCAAATTGCATATTAAGTGGAAATCTGAAAATTAGAAAGAGCATTATTGCCGCAAATTCAAATATAATTTTAGAAGATGACAGTGATGAAAAAGTGTTCCTACTCGGAGAGGGAACAAGAATAACACTATAA
- the rfbB gene encoding dTDP-glucose 4,6-dehydratase — MRALVTGGLGFIGSNFILELIRKYPSIKITNLDAKLSGSNVKNLHEVEKNKRYSFVHGNITNQKLVDKLVSTSDVVFNFAAESHVDRSISNPKPFIESNIVGVYTILEAIRKYQKKLIQISTDEVFGSLKKGSADEDHNLNPSSPYSSSKASAELLVHSYHVTYGADVLITRCTNNYGPRQHQEKLIPKVIMLAKNNKKIPIYGSGKQVRDWIFVTDHCEAIMRVYEKGKSGLSYNIAGHNELDNNTIVRKILKMMNRPFDLIDHVQDRPGHDFRYSMNSSKIERELKWKPRYDFERGLRDTISWYMKNEK; from the coding sequence TTGAGAGCATTAGTAACAGGAGGTTTAGGATTCATTGGAAGTAATTTCATCTTGGAGTTGATACGAAAGTATCCCTCTATCAAAATTACAAATTTGGATGCAAAATTGTCGGGATCTAATGTCAAAAACTTGCACGAGGTGGAGAAAAATAAAAGATACAGCTTCGTACATGGCAACATCACAAATCAAAAACTAGTGGATAAGCTTGTTTCGACATCAGATGTTGTTTTTAACTTTGCAGCAGAATCACATGTAGATCGAAGCATTTCCAATCCAAAACCGTTTATTGAATCCAATATTGTTGGAGTATACACCATTCTAGAAGCCATCAGAAAATACCAGAAAAAACTAATTCAGATTTCAACTGATGAGGTTTTTGGTAGTTTGAAAAAAGGAAGTGCTGATGAAGATCACAATCTAAATCCGTCAAGTCCTTATTCATCATCCAAGGCATCTGCTGAATTATTGGTGCACTCATATCATGTCACGTATGGAGCAGATGTTTTAATAACAAGATGCACGAACAACTACGGACCCAGACAACATCAAGAGAAGCTTATTCCCAAAGTTATAATGTTAGCAAAGAACAATAAAAAAATCCCAATATATGGAAGCGGAAAACAAGTTCGAGATTGGATTTTTGTTACTGATCATTGTGAAGCTATAATGAGAGTTTATGAAAAGGGCAAATCTGGCCTATCATACAACATTGCGGGCCACAATGAATTAGACAATAACACCATAGTTAGAAAAATTTTGAAGATGATGAACAGGCCATTTGATTTGATTGATCATGTACAGGATAGGCCTGGACATGATTTTAGATACAGTATGAATTCATCTAAAATAGAAAGAGAATTGAAGTGGAAGCCGCGGTACGATTTTGAGAGAGGATTAAGAGATACAATCTCATGGTACATGAAAAATGAAAAATAA
- a CDS encoding WxcM-like domain-containing protein, which produces MKNDTIRSMKLETHQTKDINDGHVNGSLTVVWRDWDNILEVTPQMVYVSSVNPGEIKGPHLHTKRDSYFICITGTVVFIAKDLQGKYHEIESGENNPTLVQIPKNHPSAHINIGNKIASVLTLASPAWKPNDNEMQNLTFDDYDWSKWKKFRSI; this is translated from the coding sequence ATGAAAAATGATACTATTAGGAGTATGAAATTAGAGACTCATCAAACAAAAGACATCAATGATGGACATGTTAATGGCTCACTGACTGTTGTTTGGAGAGACTGGGATAATATTTTGGAAGTTACTCCACAAATGGTCTATGTCTCCTCAGTTAATCCAGGAGAGATAAAAGGACCTCATCTACACACTAAAAGAGACAGTTATTTTATTTGTATAACGGGCACAGTAGTGTTCATTGCAAAAGATTTACAAGGTAAATATCACGAAATTGAATCCGGAGAAAATAATCCAACTCTAGTCCAGATTCCAAAAAACCATCCTTCCGCACACATTAATATTGGTAACAAAATTGCAAGCGTGTTAACATTAGCTAGTCCAGCTTGGAAACCAAATGATAACGAAATGCAAAATCTAACCTTTGACGATTATGATTGGAGTAAATGGAAAAAATTTAGATCCATCTAA
- a CDS encoding NAD-dependent epimerase/dehydratase family protein — protein sequence MKITITGGSGFIGSSLVKSLLKEQITIFDTKKPKFDVNFVEGDINNIDNVIVATKDADVVIHLAAALGVINTERNPVKTLDTNIVGTRNVLESCRLNDVKKIIFSSSSEVYGEPIKVPISESDKPIPITTYGISKLAAEEYIKSYSKSYGIRYTILRLFNVYGDEQGTQWVVPEFVSKAVNNDDIIIHGTGSQIRAFCYVTDVADAFRITLEKGDGETFNIGNDKEPISIKNLAERVISLADSKSSIRSIPFEKSDRNRSEIMNRAPNIEKADKLLGYHPVVSLDEGILQIIRNKKPN from the coding sequence ATGAAGATCACTATAACTGGCGGTTCTGGATTCATAGGCAGTAGCTTAGTGAAATCATTGTTGAAAGAACAAATTACTATTTTTGATACAAAAAAACCGAAATTTGATGTGAATTTTGTTGAGGGGGACATCAATAACATAGACAATGTGATTGTTGCCACAAAAGATGCAGATGTAGTTATACATCTGGCTGCTGCCCTGGGTGTTATAAATACCGAAAGAAACCCAGTTAAAACTTTAGACACCAATATTGTTGGAACTAGAAATGTTCTGGAGTCATGTAGACTAAATGATGTGAAGAAAATAATTTTCTCATCATCATCCGAAGTTTATGGCGAACCAATAAAAGTTCCAATTAGTGAATCTGACAAACCTATTCCAATTACTACTTATGGGATAAGCAAACTAGCAGCTGAAGAATATATTAAATCATATTCAAAGAGCTATGGAATCAGATACACGATTCTAAGATTGTTTAATGTATACGGCGATGAACAAGGTACACAATGGGTAGTTCCTGAATTTGTTAGTAAGGCAGTAAATAATGATGATATCATAATACATGGGACTGGTTCTCAGATACGAGCATTTTGCTATGTGACAGATGTTGCAGATGCATTTAGGATAACCCTAGAGAAAGGAGATGGTGAGACCTTTAACATAGGCAATGATAAAGAACCAATTTCAATTAAAAATCTAGCAGAAAGAGTCATCTCTTTAGCTGACTCTAAGAGTTCCATTCGTTCAATACCGTTTGAGAAATCAGATAGAAATAGAAGCGAGATAATGAATAGGGCTCCAAATATTGAAAAAGCTGACAAATTGTTGGGATATCATCCAGTTGTGTCTCTTGATGAAGGCATTCTTCAGATCATCAGAAATAAAAAACCTAATTAA
- a CDS encoding glycosyltransferase family 2 protein has translation MINLDRPLISIIILNYNAGKLLLNCVESILHSNYNNFEIIVVDNISNDESHKHCKEKFEQINLIENHENLGYCEGNNVGIRNAKGDFVIILNPDTEVDPLWLDELLSAYREFGEGIYQPKILSVDEKNVLQSTGNKIHLFGFGYSRDLGIIDTNQHNKIEHIGYAAGTCLFTSVGILQRLDMFDPFIFLYHDDLDLGWRAWQQGIKSYYVPKSVIYHVKSYNLKWSAQKFFWLERNRKYCLLTHYSKETYKKMAFWLALADILIWFVYLTKGFVKAKIRAEQEIKKNKDKIAKKYIELENKKIVSDKEVIKNFSDTIFVSDNISRGLLSSIFNSLLGFMSRRARKSILSG, from the coding sequence ATGATAAATCTGGATAGACCACTAATCAGCATCATCATACTAAATTACAATGCAGGTAAACTTTTGCTGAATTGCGTTGAATCAATACTTCATTCCAATTACAACAATTTTGAGATCATAGTAGTAGATAATATTTCAAATGATGAGAGTCATAAACATTGTAAGGAAAAATTTGAACAGATTAATCTAATAGAGAATCATGAAAATCTAGGCTATTGTGAAGGAAATAATGTAGGGATAAGAAATGCCAAAGGGGATTTTGTCATAATATTGAATCCAGATACTGAAGTTGATCCTTTGTGGTTAGATGAGCTTTTAAGTGCATATAGAGAATTTGGTGAAGGGATCTATCAGCCAAAGATTTTATCGGTAGATGAGAAAAATGTTCTGCAAAGCACAGGCAATAAGATTCACCTGTTTGGATTTGGTTACTCAAGAGATCTTGGTATTATTGATACAAATCAACATAACAAAATCGAACATATAGGTTATGCAGCTGGTACGTGTTTGTTCACAAGTGTTGGAATTTTACAGAGGTTGGATATGTTTGATCCATTCATTTTCTTGTATCATGATGATCTAGATCTTGGATGGCGAGCTTGGCAACAAGGCATAAAATCGTATTATGTACCAAAATCTGTTATCTATCATGTGAAAAGCTATAATCTGAAATGGAGTGCACAAAAATTCTTTTGGTTGGAAAGAAATCGAAAGTATTGTCTTTTAACTCATTATTCAAAAGAAACATACAAGAAGATGGCCTTCTGGCTTGCATTAGCAGATATTTTGATATGGTTTGTGTATCTTACGAAGGGATTTGTGAAGGCAAAGATCAGAGCGGAACAAGAAATTAAAAAGAATAAGGACAAAATTGCAAAAAAATACATTGAGTTAGAGAACAAAAAAATAGTTTCAGATAAAGAGGTAATCAAAAATTTCTCTGACACCATTTTTGTGTCAGATAATATTTCCAGAGGATTATTGAGCTCAATTTTTAATTCATTACTTGGGTTCATGAGCAGACGTGCAAGAAAATCTATTTTATCTGGCTAG
- a CDS encoding acyl carrier protein: MSKKLYSLIAKVMGVDISIIDDNSSPETIPSWDSFNSYVLLDELESEFKTQFTIDEVVSTKNVADIKYYLKIHGVALDD, translated from the coding sequence ATGTCTAAAAAACTATATTCTTTGATTGCAAAAGTAATGGGAGTAGACATTTCTATAATTGATGATAACTCTAGTCCAGAAACAATACCAAGCTGGGATTCATTTAATTCGTATGTTTTATTGGATGAGCTAGAGTCAGAATTCAAGACCCAATTTACTATCGATGAGGTAGTAAGTACGAAAAATGTCGCAGACATAAAATACTATTTGAAAATTCATGGTGTGGCACTAGATGACTGA
- a CDS encoding HAD-IIIC family phosphatase, which yields MEQKLSYYITKAKELKINDNDKKIRIALLSSFTINGIEETFRVKCAERNIECQTYLAGYNQYFQNILDDQSDLYKFSPDLTFLLLDTRSILGNLFHFPYSISSSERTTFIETKFKELSNLINTFTKKTNSKLIVTNFSIPSFSPYGISETKQEYGLKSMIIDLNNKLESEFMQNDSVYIYDFNSFVAKFGENNMFDFKQYFFGDIKVCLDYIPHLVNDLMAYVIASLGLGKRCIVLDLDNTLWGGIVGEDGFDGIKLGNTPPGNAYQEFQRVLLSLYQRGVLLAINSKNNPEDALKVINEHPDMILKKEHFACLKINWDDKVTNMKEIAEDLNFGLDYMVFFDDDPVNREFVKTRLPQVLTVDLPKDPSQYSKILQNMSEFNTLSITEEDTKRGKMYLEQQQRKQFESFATNLEDFLKELNLKVSILPADQFTIPRISQLTLKTNQFNLTTHRYQEEEIREFVQNNQFLVGCAQVEDKFGDNGITGVFIVKKDTPKQWTLDTFLLSCRVMGREVEKAIISHIIKKAKENGVERIRAQYIPTQKNKPVESFLPDCGFVKEGDYWYYSKPDFKAPGFLTIDEK from the coding sequence ATGGAACAAAAATTATCTTATTACATTACAAAGGCTAAAGAATTAAAAATTAATGATAATGATAAAAAAATTCGAATTGCGCTTCTGAGCAGCTTCACGATAAACGGAATTGAAGAAACATTCAGAGTCAAATGCGCTGAAAGAAATATTGAATGTCAAACATATTTGGCAGGATACAACCAATACTTTCAAAACATACTGGATGATCAAAGTGATTTGTACAAATTCTCTCCTGATCTAACGTTCCTATTATTGGACACCAGAAGTATATTGGGTAATCTATTCCATTTCCCATATTCAATTTCGTCATCAGAAAGAACTACTTTTATAGAAACAAAATTCAAAGAACTATCAAATCTCATAAACACATTTACAAAGAAAACAAACTCAAAACTAATAGTAACAAATTTTTCTATACCGTCTTTTTCACCTTATGGAATATCTGAAACAAAACAAGAATATGGACTCAAAAGTATGATTATTGATCTAAATAATAAACTGGAATCAGAATTTATGCAAAATGACTCTGTTTACATTTATGACTTTAACAGCTTTGTCGCTAAATTTGGAGAAAATAACATGTTTGATTTTAAGCAATATTTCTTTGGCGACATAAAAGTCTGTCTTGATTACATCCCTCATCTAGTCAATGATCTCATGGCCTATGTGATTGCTTCATTAGGATTGGGTAAGAGATGCATTGTCTTGGATCTGGATAATACACTGTGGGGTGGAATTGTAGGTGAAGATGGATTTGATGGAATAAAACTAGGAAATACACCTCCTGGAAATGCATATCAGGAATTTCAACGTGTATTATTGTCATTATATCAGAGAGGTGTCTTGTTGGCAATAAACAGTAAAAACAACCCTGAAGATGCGCTCAAAGTAATCAATGAACATCCTGACATGATCTTGAAAAAAGAGCACTTTGCCTGTCTCAAAATAAATTGGGATGACAAAGTAACCAATATGAAAGAAATAGCAGAAGATCTCAATTTTGGACTTGATTATATGGTTTTTTTTGATGATGATCCGGTAAATAGGGAGTTTGTGAAAACAAGACTGCCGCAGGTACTTACAGTGGATCTACCAAAAGATCCCTCACAATACTCAAAGATACTACAAAATATGAGCGAATTCAATACCCTGTCAATAACTGAGGAAGACACCAAAAGAGGAAAGATGTATCTAGAACAACAACAAAGAAAACAATTTGAAAGCTTTGCTACAAACTTGGAGGATTTTCTAAAAGAACTAAATCTTAAAGTGTCAATTCTTCCAGCTGATCAATTTACCATACCTAGAATCTCTCAACTAACGCTGAAGACAAACCAGTTTAATCTGACCACACATAGGTATCAAGAAGAAGAAATACGTGAATTTGTACAAAATAACCAATTTCTGGTTGGATGTGCACAGGTAGAAGATAAATTTGGCGATAATGGAATAACTGGAGTTTTTATCGTAAAGAAAGATACACCAAAACAATGGACACTTGATACGTTTCTGCTCAGCTGTCGTGTGATGGGAAGAGAGGTCGAAAAGGCAATTATCAGTCATATTATAAAAAAAGCAAAAGAAAATGGCGTTGAAAGAATAAGAGCACAATATATCCCGACTCAAAAAAATAAACCAGTTGAGAGTTTTCTCCCTGACTGTGGATTCGTTAAAGAGGGTGATTACTGGTATTATTCAAAACCCGATTTCAAAGCACCTGGATTCCTTACCATTGATGAAAAATAA
- a CDS encoding MaoC family dehydratase produces the protein MTFESIKLGQTVQFEIKIDEITLNDFAKLSGDYNPLHMDDDYAKSTKFEKRVCHGMLLASYLSRLVGMHLPGKNALYFSQTLNFRLPCFIDDQIVIKGEVIEKHETTKIITLKTTIANQTGKCLIDGLAKVLVRQ, from the coding sequence ATGACATTTGAGAGCATAAAACTAGGCCAAACAGTACAATTTGAAATAAAAATTGATGAAATAACGCTTAATGATTTTGCCAAGCTTTCTGGAGATTACAATCCATTACACATGGATGATGATTATGCAAAATCAACCAAATTTGAGAAAAGAGTTTGTCATGGAATGTTGTTGGCTTCTTACTTATCTAGATTGGTAGGAATGCATCTTCCTGGTAAAAACGCATTGTATTTTTCACAAACACTGAATTTTAGATTGCCGTGCTTTATTGATGATCAAATAGTGATTAAAGGAGAGGTCATAGAAAAACATGAAACTACTAAAATCATTACGCTAAAAACTACTATAGCAAATCAAACCGGCAAGTGTTTGATAGATGGTTTGGCAAAAGTTCTAGTAAGACAATAA
- a CDS encoding polysaccharide deacetylase family protein — MNLLGIDFEEWYHPKLIQKYLTNQKKNLLITNGIDKILDWLRKNETYATFFIVGEIIESKPEILDKILSDGHEVGFHTMHHDGLESLSYDKFDNELKTFNKLTSGKSVGFRAPTFSLNHTTSWAIDALEVNNYSYDSSLIPVKSYMYGVSSNELGPYRIKSQNIERNHEDGKILEFPLLTSDFFIRRIPIAGGFYLRALPTRLLFDAIEKYEKNEIPATMYIHSWELVPELMPKIDLPFKEEFITYHNIKKAFPRMDSILKKFKFTSFTRYIAKTD, encoded by the coding sequence TTGAATCTTTTAGGCATAGATTTCGAAGAATGGTATCATCCTAAACTAATTCAAAAATATTTGACGAATCAGAAAAAAAATTTATTGATAACTAATGGAATCGATAAAATTCTTGACTGGTTAAGAAAAAATGAAACATATGCTACGTTTTTCATTGTTGGTGAAATTATTGAATCAAAACCAGAAATTCTTGACAAAATTCTTTCTGATGGACATGAAGTCGGATTTCACACTATGCATCATGATGGATTAGAATCTTTATCCTATGACAAATTTGATAATGAGCTCAAGACTTTCAATAAGTTAACATCCGGGAAATCTGTTGGTTTTAGAGCCCCAACATTCTCTCTTAACCACACTACATCTTGGGCCATAGACGCATTAGAGGTAAACAACTACTCATACGACAGTAGTCTAATTCCAGTAAAATCGTACATGTATGGGGTTTCAAGCAATGAGCTTGGGCCATACAGAATAAAGAGTCAGAATATAGAAAGAAATCATGAGGACGGCAAAATTCTTGAGTTTCCACTGCTTACATCAGATTTTTTCATAAGGCGCATACCCATTGCAGGTGGTTTTTACCTAAGAGCATTACCTACAAGACTATTATTTGATGCAATTGAGAAATATGAAAAAAATGAAATTCCGGCCACTATGTACATACACTCTTGGGAACTTGTGCCAGAGCTTATGCCCAAAATCGACTTACCTTTCAAGGAGGAATTCATAACATATCACAATATCAAAAAAGCATTCCCACGTATGGACTCAATTCTTAAGAAATTCAAATTTACTTCTTTTACAAGATATATTGCAAAAACAGATTAG
- the acpS gene encoding holo-ACP synthase, which produces MFDRWFGKSSSKTITKKTMLENFGIGIDIVDVQRFEKIKFQDKPTFYKKLFCQSEIKYCLKYKNPAQHFAGKFACKEALKKSIKKQISFLDVETSHHNSRPVIRLHNTKLGKYRFLVSISHEKEFAVAVVISEKI; this is translated from the coding sequence GTGTTTGATAGATGGTTTGGCAAAAGTTCTAGTAAGACAATAACAAAGAAAACTATGCTTGAGAATTTTGGTATAGGAATTGATATAGTTGACGTACAAAGATTTGAGAAAATAAAATTTCAAGATAAACCAACATTTTATAAGAAATTATTTTGTCAATCTGAAATAAAATATTGCCTAAAATACAAAAATCCCGCCCAACATTTTGCTGGAAAATTTGCATGTAAGGAAGCACTAAAAAAATCAATAAAAAAACAAATTTCATTTCTTGATGTTGAAACTTCTCATCATAATTCAAGACCAGTTATCCGATTGCATAACACTAAACTTGGGAAGTATAGATTTCTGGTTTCAATTAGTCATGAAAAAGAATTTGCGGTAGCTGTAGTAATTTCAGAAAAGATCTAA